The uncultured Hyphomonas sp. genome includes a window with the following:
- a CDS encoding saccharopine dehydrogenase family protein: MDRVLIIGAGAAGSVVAQKCAMDRDTFKHITLASRRIESCEKVAKLCKTPIEIAQVDADNVPEVVALIEKVKPDLLINMALPYQDLPIMDACLETGCNYMDTANYEPRDVAKFEYHWQWAYHDRFREKGITAILGCGFDPGVTNVYCAYAQEHLFDEIEYIDIVDCNAGDHGKTFATNFNPEINLREVTQDGKYWKNGEWIEIPALSINCDIDYPEVGPKDSYLIYHEEEESLVKNIKGLKQIRFWMTFGSEYIKHLQVFKSIGLIGLEPIKHKGMDIIPMEFLKDLLPPPSSLAENYTGKTSIGVIVRGKKDGQPLTKMIYNVSDHAETNKEVSAQAVSYTTGVPPVSGAAMFFRGEWAGKGVFNVEQFPAKPFLEDVAQRGLPWHVIDVKPGDQDELFAVET, encoded by the coding sequence ATGGACCGCGTTCTCATCATCGGTGCCGGCGCTGCCGGTTCGGTCGTCGCCCAGAAATGCGCGATGGACCGCGACACGTTCAAGCACATCACGCTCGCCTCCCGCCGCATCGAAAGTTGCGAGAAAGTGGCGAAGCTCTGCAAGACACCGATCGAGATCGCCCAGGTCGATGCCGACAATGTGCCGGAAGTCGTCGCCCTCATCGAAAAGGTGAAGCCGGACCTGCTGATCAACATGGCCCTGCCCTATCAGGACCTGCCGATCATGGATGCCTGCCTCGAAACGGGCTGCAATTATATGGACACCGCGAACTATGAGCCGCGCGACGTGGCGAAGTTCGAATATCACTGGCAGTGGGCCTATCATGACCGCTTCAGGGAGAAGGGCATCACCGCCATTCTCGGCTGCGGCTTCGACCCCGGCGTAACGAACGTCTATTGCGCCTATGCGCAGGAGCATCTGTTCGACGAAATCGAATATATCGACATTGTCGACTGCAATGCCGGCGACCATGGCAAGACGTTCGCGACGAACTTCAATCCGGAGATCAACCTCCGCGAAGTCACGCAGGACGGCAAATACTGGAAGAATGGCGAATGGATCGAGATCCCCGCCCTCTCCATCAATTGCGATATCGACTATCCGGAAGTCGGCCCGAAGGATTCCTACCTCATCTATCACGAGGAAGAAGAAAGCCTTGTGAAGAACATCAAGGGCCTGAAACAGATCCGTTTCTGGATGACGTTCGGGTCCGAATACATCAAGCATTTGCAGGTGTTCAAATCCATCGGACTTATCGGTTTGGAACCAATCAAGCACAAGGGCATGGACATCATCCCGATGGAGTTCCTGAAAGACCTGCTGCCGCCGCCCTCCTCCCTGGCCGAGAACTATACCGGCAAGACCAGTATTGGTGTGATTGTCCGTGGCAAGAAGGATGGCCAGCCACTGACCAAGATGATCTACAACGTCTCCGACCATGCCGAGACGAACAAGGAAGTCTCCGCGCAGGCCGTCTCCTATACGACGGGCGTGCCGCCGGTCTCCGGCGCGGCCATGTTCTTCCGCGGCGAATGGGCCGGCAAGGGCGTGTTCAATGTCGAGCAGTTCCCGGCCAAGCCCTTCCTCGAAGACGTCGCCCAGCGCGGCCTGCCCTGGCATGTCATTGACGTGAAGCCCGGCGACCAGGACGAACTCTTCGCGGTGGAAACCTGA
- a CDS encoding radical SAM protein, producing MADTDYPTETFSHPDITAKGETRASVAWTGLKTLWFNTGTLCNIECRNCYILSSPKNDRLVYLSLADVMPYLDEIERLSAGEVEIGITGGEPFMCPDILPIMEAILFRGHSLLFLTNAMRPMMRPRIQEGLLRLRRNGLAEKLTLRVSLDSHDPGLHDAERGAGAFEEACKGLRWLAEEGFPVAIAGRQSLHEDEAAARAAYGALASSLGLKLDPADPKQLVLFPEMIAQDDPPEITTDCWGILNKSPESIMCSDQRMVIRRKGAARASVTACTLLVDDPAFELGHTLKQATAEPVKLNHPWCASFCVLGGGSCSA from the coding sequence ATGGCAGACACAGACTATCCGACCGAGACATTCTCTCACCCCGACATCACGGCCAAGGGCGAGACGCGCGCCAGCGTCGCCTGGACCGGGCTGAAAACGCTCTGGTTCAACACTGGCACGCTCTGCAATATCGAGTGCCGTAATTGCTACATTCTCTCCTCGCCGAAAAATGACCGGCTGGTCTATCTCAGCCTCGCCGATGTCATGCCCTATCTGGATGAGATCGAGCGTCTGAGCGCCGGCGAGGTGGAGATCGGCATTACCGGCGGCGAGCCTTTCATGTGCCCGGACATCCTGCCCATCATGGAAGCGATCCTGTTCCGCGGGCATAGCCTGCTCTTCCTCACCAATGCCATGCGTCCGATGATGCGGCCGCGCATCCAGGAAGGCCTCCTGCGCCTTCGCCGGAATGGCCTTGCGGAGAAGCTCACCCTGCGCGTCTCGCTCGATAGTCACGACCCGGGCCTGCACGACGCCGAACGCGGGGCAGGGGCATTCGAGGAAGCCTGCAAGGGCCTTCGCTGGCTGGCGGAGGAAGGTTTTCCCGTGGCGATCGCCGGACGTCAGTCCCTGCATGAGGACGAGGCCGCCGCCCGCGCCGCCTATGGCGCACTCGCCAGTTCGCTCGGCCTGAAGCTGGACCCGGCGGACCCGAAACAGCTGGTCCTGTTCCCGGAAATGATCGCCCAGGACGATCCACCCGAGATCACCACCGATTGCTGGGGGATCCTGAACAAGTCACCTGAGAGCATCATGTGCTCAGACCAGCGCATGGTCATCCGGCGAAAGGGCGCTGCCCGCGCCAGCGTCACGGCCTGCACCCTGCTGGTGGACGACCCGGCTTTTGAACTGGGCCACACGCTGAAGCAGGCGACGGCGGAGCCGGTGAAGCTCAACCATCCCTGGTGCGCCAGTTTCTGCGTGCTGGGCGGAGGCAGCTGCTCGGCCTGA
- the yidD gene encoding membrane protein insertion efficiency factor YidD, translated as MKIAHLDLDVPEELRPSTLRRLGLRPELDERIDALPALKGWGLRQAAISLLRLYRRLRPEAIGNRCGFEPSCSRYSELAFRTKPPITALRLTLARLHRCKPGHGGTDMKNLELPE; from the coding sequence TTGAAGATCGCGCACCTGGACCTGGACGTGCCGGAGGAATTGCGGCCGTCCACCCTGCGCCGGCTGGGCCTGCGCCCGGAACTCGATGAACGGATCGATGCCTTGCCCGCCCTGAAAGGCTGGGGACTGCGTCAGGCCGCAATTAGCCTGCTGCGCCTCTATCGACGGCTACGACCGGAAGCGATCGGAAACCGATGCGGTTTTGAGCCGAGTTGTTCGCGCTACAGCGAACTGGCCTTCAGGACCAAACCGCCTATCACGGCATTACGCCTCACCCTGGCACGCCTGCACCGGTGCAAGCCCGGACATGGGGGAACTGACATGAAAAACTTGGAGCTACCAGAATGA
- a CDS encoding CDP-alcohol phosphatidyltransferase family protein, protein MTFKWLPNALTIARCVFALLCLGGIVQALKVQDLIDLGATQNISAAEQETRIAVQQLWYQFALLAFLSGALTDFLDGWLARKLNAQSRFGVWLDPIADKFLVGFALLGLALIFHTWLIYIPAAAIIARDAFMTWLRTTPAGKAVVDPSNLAKWKTAFEMAAIIGLMLPLAAIPQSAVTQGATTGALAELTAVALVGLLWIAASLSLLTGWRYMVAAGRSAKS, encoded by the coding sequence ATGACATTCAAATGGCTCCCCAATGCACTGACGATCGCGCGCTGCGTGTTCGCTCTGCTCTGCCTCGGCGGCATCGTGCAGGCCCTGAAAGTGCAGGACCTGATCGATCTCGGTGCAACGCAGAATATCTCCGCGGCGGAGCAGGAGACGCGGATCGCGGTCCAGCAGCTCTGGTATCAGTTCGCCTTGCTGGCCTTCCTTTCCGGCGCGCTGACGGATTTCCTGGATGGCTGGCTCGCCCGCAAGCTGAACGCGCAGTCGCGATTTGGCGTGTGGCTGGACCCGATTGCGGACAAGTTTCTGGTCGGCTTTGCCTTGCTGGGCCTCGCCCTGATTTTCCACACCTGGCTGATCTACATTCCGGCCGCGGCGATCATCGCACGCGATGCCTTCATGACCTGGCTGCGCACGACGCCGGCCGGCAAGGCCGTTGTGGACCCGTCCAACCTCGCCAAATGGAAAACCGCGTTTGAAATGGCCGCCATTATCGGCCTGATGCTGCCGCTGGCGGCCATCCCGCAGAGTGCGGTGACGCAGGGGGCCACGACGGGCGCTCTGGCTGAGCTGACGGCGGTTGCGCTGGTTGGCCTGCTCTGGATTGCGGCGAGCCTGTCGCTGCTGACGGGGTGGCGCTACATGGTGGCAGCAGGCCGCAGCGCCAAAAGCTGA
- a CDS encoding DUF1499 domain-containing protein has product MIRSILACATLLLCAACASAPKPAGSWVSFATLEPGLPTNRYLACNPSICEAAGNTGNALDFAYPATDVAAALLRLQPGAEQRELPNGDIQLRYVAVTPIARFRDDVDVLIRPTGANASQVAVYSRSRIGLSDLGKNKSRVEALAKQLDTELAG; this is encoded by the coding sequence ATGATCCGTTCCATATTGGCTTGTGCCACCCTGCTTCTATGCGCCGCTTGTGCCTCTGCGCCCAAACCTGCCGGCAGCTGGGTCAGTTTTGCCACGCTTGAGCCGGGCCTGCCGACCAATCGTTACCTGGCTTGCAACCCGTCCATCTGCGAGGCGGCCGGAAATACCGGAAATGCGCTGGATTTTGCCTATCCGGCCACGGACGTGGCAGCGGCGCTTCTCCGGCTTCAGCCGGGTGCCGAACAACGGGAATTGCCGAATGGCGACATCCAGCTGCGTTATGTCGCTGTAACCCCCATTGCCCGGTTCCGGGACGATGTGGACGTTCTCATCCGGCCGACCGGTGCGAACGCATCTCAGGTGGCGGTCTATTCCCGCTCCCGCATCGGCTTGTCAGACCTCGGCAAGAACAAGTCGCGCGTCGAGGCGCTTGCGAAACAGCTGGATACCGAACTGGCGGGCTGA
- a CDS encoding thioredoxin family protein, whose product MRRATVSLLAALTFAACSQEAAAPQGPLVFEKAVDYTAFQPIEGCTGERAKPTYFKCLDARELYDAAVTQAAEQDRPLMIVWGFDECPSCMKLEKTELSGRKAWTVDRFLKDALTPAQRDAALASQDDYRILTLKIDVRRPSGAALAEEIGVTDIAQSRGYDRIRTPFITLTNADTGALVSQAELGEGLRPCTREDEFVLNLVEAGFLPDDPSRDRRMC is encoded by the coding sequence ATGCGCCGCGCGACCGTCTCGCTTCTCGCTGCATTGACCTTCGCTGCGTGCAGCCAGGAAGCCGCTGCGCCGCAAGGGCCGCTCGTCTTCGAGAAAGCCGTCGACTATACCGCCTTCCAGCCGATTGAGGGCTGCACGGGTGAGCGGGCAAAGCCGACCTACTTCAAATGCCTCGATGCGCGCGAGCTCTACGATGCGGCCGTCACGCAGGCTGCGGAACAAGATCGCCCCCTGATGATCGTCTGGGGCTTTGACGAATGCCCCTCCTGCATGAAGCTGGAAAAGACCGAACTCTCCGGCCGGAAGGCTTGGACTGTTGACCGTTTCCTGAAGGATGCGCTGACGCCGGCCCAGCGTGACGCCGCCCTCGCCAGTCAGGACGATTACCGCATCCTGACCCTGAAGATCGACGTCCGCCGCCCGAGTGGCGCGGCGCTCGCCGAAGAGATTGGCGTGACCGACATCGCTCAATCACGTGGGTATGATCGCATAAGGACGCCCTTCATCACCCTCACCAATGCGGACACCGGCGCTCTGGTCTCACAAGCAGAACTGGGCGAAGGCTTGCGCCCCTGCACCCGTGAAGATGAATTCGTTCTCAACCTCGTCGAGGCCGGTTTCCTGCCGGACGATCCCTCACGCGACCGCCGAATGTGCTAG
- the argF gene encoding ornithine carbamoyltransferase, with the protein MAGRHFIDLWHLDHVELREILDMAHAMKKARAGWPKGRVDDGAPLEGHTLAMIFEKSSTRTRFSFDMAMRQLGGSSITATSSDMQLGRGETIEDTARVLSRYIDAVMIRANDHSDVEAFAEFSSVPVINGLTDRSHPCQIMADLQTLEETGLELRGARIAWVGDGNNVCASFIHAAAKFGFSLAVGTPARFAPDDEDLDIARELQGKIDLFETAEEAVAGADVVIADTFVSMGDKDAERRLEILEPYAVTEDLMQLANKGAHFLHCLPAHRGEEVDAEVIDGPQSLVFDEAENRLHAQKAVLRWCLEK; encoded by the coding sequence ATGGCAGGCCGTCACTTCATCGATCTCTGGCATCTCGATCATGTCGAGCTGCGCGAAATTCTCGACATGGCCCACGCCATGAAGAAAGCGCGCGCCGGCTGGCCGAAGGGCCGTGTCGATGACGGCGCCCCGCTGGAAGGCCACACGCTGGCGATGATCTTCGAGAAATCCTCGACCCGCACGCGCTTCTCCTTCGACATGGCCATGCGCCAGCTGGGCGGCTCGTCGATCACGGCGACGTCCAGCGACATGCAGCTCGGCCGGGGCGAGACGATCGAGGACACGGCCCGTGTCCTGTCGCGCTATATCGATGCGGTGATGATCCGCGCCAATGACCATTCCGATGTTGAGGCGTTCGCCGAGTTCTCCTCCGTGCCTGTCATCAACGGTCTGACCGACCGCTCTCACCCTTGCCAGATCATGGCGGACCTGCAGACGCTGGAAGAGACCGGGCTGGAGCTGCGCGGGGCCCGCATCGCCTGGGTCGGCGACGGCAACAATGTCTGCGCGAGTTTCATCCATGCGGCGGCCAAGTTCGGCTTCTCGCTGGCGGTCGGCACGCCTGCGCGGTTTGCACCGGATGATGAGGACCTCGACATCGCACGCGAACTTCAGGGCAAGATCGATCTCTTCGAGACAGCGGAAGAAGCCGTTGCAGGCGCAGACGTCGTCATCGCCGACACGTTCGTGTCCATGGGCGACAAGGATGCCGAGCGCCGCCTTGAAATCCTGGAACCCTATGCCGTCACCGAAGACCTGATGCAGCTGGCAAACAAGGGCGCCCATTTCCTGCATTGCCTGCCGGCCCACCGGGGCGAGGAAGTAGACGCCGAAGTCATCGACGGTCCGCAAAGCCTTGTCTTCGACGAAGCCGAAAACCGCCTGCATGCCCAGAAGGCCGTGCTGCGCTGGTGCCTCGAAAAATAA
- a CDS encoding MFS transporter has product MVQDKKKAVFRLLTSTSEAPGNLDISDTAREHEPDNFFRHVTSLSASKVADGLIDPKLVLSWLLTTLGAPAGLLGLLVPIREAGALFPQMFTAGALGQLKHRKWAWAGGALVEGLAAIAMGLAALMLTGAAAGWAILAALAALALARSVCSVTYKDVLGKTIAKSRRGTATGAAGTVGAGAVLTYGVLLAFAGESRLTLVTGGLVLAGLLWIAAAVVFASLAEEASKPETGSNPVQRLKEDFSLLARDPQLRRFILVRALLTSTALAPPFMVALGTEADAARNMFGGLGLLVVASAGAGLLSSYVWGRLADRSSRKVLILTGLAGAVALFGTLGLNAAGLLTATIGLPAMIFILMIAYQGVRLGRSTHLVDMATAETRAAYTALSNTIIGTVLILGGGFSLVASFAGLTAVIAILGVMSAVAALFALGLKEVQSG; this is encoded by the coding sequence ATGGTGCAGGACAAGAAGAAAGCCGTCTTTCGCTTGCTCACATCGACGAGCGAAGCGCCCGGCAATCTCGATATTTCCGACACCGCCCGCGAACACGAGCCGGACAATTTCTTCCGGCACGTCACCAGCCTGTCGGCCAGCAAGGTTGCCGACGGCCTGATTGATCCGAAACTCGTGCTGAGCTGGCTGCTGACCACGCTGGGCGCCCCGGCCGGCCTGCTGGGCCTGCTCGTCCCGATCCGGGAAGCCGGCGCCCTCTTCCCGCAAATGTTTACCGCCGGCGCGCTCGGTCAGCTGAAACACCGCAAATGGGCCTGGGCCGGCGGCGCGCTGGTGGAAGGCCTGGCCGCCATCGCGATGGGACTGGCCGCGCTGATGCTGACCGGCGCCGCGGCGGGCTGGGCGATTCTGGCCGCTTTGGCCGCCCTGGCGCTCGCCCGGTCGGTCTGTTCGGTCACCTACAAGGACGTGCTCGGCAAGACGATTGCGAAATCCCGGCGCGGTACGGCGACGGGTGCGGCCGGCACGGTCGGCGCAGGTGCCGTGCTGACCTATGGCGTGCTGCTGGCCTTTGCGGGCGAAAGCCGGCTCACACTGGTGACCGGCGGGCTTGTGCTGGCAGGCCTGCTCTGGATCGCCGCCGCTGTGGTGTTTGCCAGCCTTGCCGAAGAGGCGAGCAAACCAGAAACCGGTTCCAACCCCGTCCAGCGCCTGAAGGAGGATTTCAGCCTGCTGGCACGCGATCCTCAGCTGCGCCGGTTCATCCTTGTCCGCGCCCTGCTGACCTCCACCGCCCTCGCCCCGCCTTTCATGGTGGCGCTCGGCACGGAGGCGGACGCTGCGCGAAACATGTTTGGCGGGCTCGGCCTTCTGGTCGTCGCCTCGGCGGGCGCCGGCCTGCTCAGTTCCTATGTCTGGGGACGGCTTGCCGACCGGTCGAGCCGCAAGGTGCTGATCCTGACAGGCCTCGCCGGGGCGGTCGCCCTGTTCGGGACGCTGGGTCTGAACGCGGCGGGCCTCCTCACGGCGACCATAGGCCTGCCCGCCATGATCTTTATCCTGATGATTGCCTATCAGGGCGTCCGGCTTGGACGCTCCACCCATCTGGTCGACATGGCGACGGCGGAGACGCGCGCGGCCTACACCGCGCTATCGAACACAATCATCGGCACCGTGCTCATCCTCGGCGGCGGCTTCAGCCTTGTGGCAAGCTTCGCCGGGCTGACTGCCGTCATTGCCATCCTCGGCGTCATGAGCGCAGTGGCCGCCCTGTTCGCATTGGGCCTGAAGGAAGTTCAGTCCGGCTGA
- a CDS encoding GlsB/YeaQ/YmgE family stress response membrane protein yields MTLEGIIIFLLVGGVAGWLAGLIVRGGGFGIIGNIAVGIIGAFVAGFLFPAFGISLGAGIVGAIVHATIGAVVLLLIVRVLKRA; encoded by the coding sequence ATGACCCTTGAAGGGATTATTATTTTTCTGCTGGTTGGCGGCGTTGCCGGCTGGCTGGCCGGGCTGATCGTGCGCGGCGGCGGCTTTGGCATCATTGGCAATATCGCTGTCGGCATCATCGGTGCCTTCGTGGCCGGCTTCCTGTTTCCGGCGTTCGGCATCAGTCTCGGCGCAGGCATCGTTGGGGCGATCGTGCACGCCACGATTGGCGCAGTGGTCCTGCTCCTGATAGTGCGTGTGCTGAAGCGCGCCTGA
- the nspC gene encoding carboxynorspermidine decarboxylase: MTLPADIPTPVFVLDVARLRKNLETAKRVREEAGCKVLLATKAFAMPAAFPVMKDYLDGTTASGEHEAIMGKESFGKEVHVYSPAYTEDEVRRLTKIAEHIYFNSAEQLARFGDIARDAGAHVGLRVNPGYSNATLGGDLYDPCAPGSRFGEVPAKLDDVDWSGVDIFHVHALCESLADGSAGLIQHVADKFGQYIEQVSAVNFGGGHFLNKPGYDVDVLIEAIKDFKARFGVDVILEPGAGLVVNTGELYATVLALHWNELALAILDASASTHMPDVLEVPYRPDIVGAGQPAEKPYTYRLGGKTCMTGDVIGDYSFHKPLQPGDQLVFTDQMHYSFVKTNTFNGTPLANLAIRWEDGRVEQVSHFGYEEFRRRLGR; encoded by the coding sequence ATGACATTGCCCGCCGATATCCCCACCCCCGTCTTCGTGCTCGACGTCGCGCGCCTCCGGAAAAATCTGGAAACAGCAAAGCGTGTGCGGGAGGAGGCTGGCTGCAAGGTGCTGCTCGCCACGAAGGCCTTTGCCATGCCAGCGGCCTTCCCGGTGATGAAGGATTATCTCGACGGCACAACGGCCAGCGGCGAGCATGAAGCCATTATGGGCAAGGAGTCCTTCGGCAAGGAAGTGCATGTCTACTCCCCGGCCTATACGGAAGATGAAGTCCGCCGCCTGACGAAGATTGCGGAGCATATCTATTTCAATTCCGCCGAACAGCTCGCCCGGTTTGGCGATATTGCCCGCGATGCTGGCGCACATGTCGGCCTGCGGGTGAACCCCGGCTATTCCAACGCGACCCTCGGCGGCGATCTCTACGACCCCTGCGCGCCGGGCAGCCGGTTTGGCGAAGTCCCGGCGAAGCTGGACGATGTGGACTGGTCGGGTGTCGACATTTTCCACGTTCATGCCCTGTGTGAGAGCCTCGCTGACGGCTCAGCTGGCCTCATCCAGCATGTCGCCGACAAGTTCGGGCAGTACATCGAACAGGTCTCTGCTGTGAATTTCGGCGGCGGGCATTTCCTGAACAAGCCGGGTTATGATGTCGACGTGCTGATCGAAGCGATCAAAGACTTCAAGGCGCGCTTCGGCGTCGATGTGATCCTGGAGCCGGGCGCTGGCCTCGTCGTGAACACGGGCGAACTTTACGCCACGGTGCTCGCCCTGCACTGGAACGAGCTGGCCCTCGCCATCCTCGACGCCTCCGCCTCCACCCATATGCCGGACGTTCTGGAAGTCCCCTACCGGCCGGACATTGTCGGTGCAGGCCAACCGGCTGAGAAGCCCTACACCTACCGCCTTGGCGGGAAGACCTGCATGACCGGCGATGTGATCGGGGATTACTCCTTCCACAAACCATTGCAGCCGGGCGACCAACTCGTCTTCACAGACCAGATGCACTACAGCTTTGTGAAGACGAACACGTTCAACGGCACGCCGCTGGCAAACCTCGCCATCCGCTGGGAAGACGGCCGCGTCGAACAGGTCTCGCATTTCGGTTACGAGGAATTCCGCAGGCGGCTCGGGCGCTAG
- a CDS encoding murein L,D-transpeptidase family protein, with product MKRKRPIAAWKLVAVFGAAMAFLCLPAVLAVAGVDDVRETPRSRAVVEAHTADLSDALAEEGLRLGAPVYLRLTKEPAVLTAYVADAEGVYEPFRSWPVCAYSGKLGPKLAEGDMQAPEGFYTVAPGQMNAASDYHLAFNLGFPNAYDRAQGRTGSYLMVHGDCVSIGCYAMTDEAIEEIWTLIQASMEEGQRSVPVHIFPFPMTAANLQRHAGDPNAAFWRSLAPAWEAFEETGHVPVVRVSDGDYQIVPAS from the coding sequence ATGAAACGTAAACGTCCCATCGCTGCCTGGAAGCTTGTTGCCGTGTTCGGCGCGGCGATGGCCTTCCTCTGCCTGCCGGCGGTTCTGGCCGTGGCAGGGGTGGACGATGTCCGCGAAACACCGCGCTCGCGGGCGGTGGTTGAGGCGCACACAGCAGACCTCAGCGACGCGCTGGCAGAAGAGGGCCTGCGCCTCGGGGCGCCCGTTTACCTCCGGCTTACCAAGGAACCTGCTGTGCTGACGGCCTATGTCGCCGATGCGGAAGGGGTGTACGAGCCGTTCCGTTCCTGGCCGGTCTGTGCCTATTCAGGCAAACTGGGCCCGAAACTGGCGGAAGGGGACATGCAGGCCCCCGAAGGCTTCTACACGGTCGCGCCGGGCCAGATGAATGCCGCCTCGGACTATCATCTCGCCTTCAATCTCGGTTTTCCGAACGCCTATGACCGGGCGCAGGGCCGCACGGGTTCTTACCTCATGGTGCATGGCGACTGCGTGTCCATCGGTTGCTACGCCATGACCGATGAAGCCATCGAGGAAATCTGGACGCTGATTCAGGCATCGATGGAAGAAGGCCAGCGCTCGGTGCCGGTGCACATTTTTCCCTTCCCGATGACGGCTGCGAATCTGCAGCGGCATGCGGGAGACCCGAACGCTGCTTTCTGGCGGTCGCTGGCCCCGGCCTGGGAGGCGTTTGAAGAGACAGGTCATGTGCCGGTCGTGCGGGTGTCCGACGGGGATTACCAGATCGTCCCGGCCAGCTGA
- a CDS encoding carbon-nitrogen hydrolase family protein has product MTKITAACVQMRSGVEVAPNIAAASALIREAAGKGAKFIATPEMTNLLDIRPGMARPKIVEQDHIPLHAFQALAVELGVTLLIGSLAVTLESEERFANRSFLIGPDGGVIARYDKIHMFDVEVGDGQNYRESRAYRPGEAAVLARAPFGQIGMTICYDLRFPHLYRKLAQAGADILTIPAAFTRVTGEAHWHVLVRARAIETGCFVVAPAQGGKHEDGRETFGHSLIVSPWGKVIAEAGGAEPGIVLAELDLDEVAKARGRIPSLGNDRDVRMARLGS; this is encoded by the coding sequence ATGACCAAGATCACTGCTGCCTGTGTCCAGATGCGTTCCGGCGTGGAAGTCGCCCCGAATATTGCGGCGGCCTCCGCCCTTATCCGGGAAGCGGCCGGGAAGGGCGCGAAATTTATCGCGACGCCTGAAATGACGAACCTGCTGGACATCCGCCCCGGCATGGCGCGGCCGAAGATCGTGGAACAGGATCATATCCCCCTGCATGCCTTCCAGGCGCTGGCGGTGGAACTCGGGGTGACGCTGCTGATCGGCTCACTGGCTGTGACGCTGGAGAGCGAGGAGCGCTTCGCCAACCGGTCTTTCCTGATCGGGCCGGACGGCGGCGTGATCGCGCGATACGACAAGATCCACATGTTCGATGTGGAGGTCGGCGACGGGCAGAACTATCGCGAGAGCCGGGCCTACCGGCCGGGTGAGGCGGCTGTGCTGGCCAGGGCGCCGTTTGGCCAGATCGGCATGACGATCTGTTACGATCTCCGCTTCCCGCATCTTTATCGCAAGCTGGCGCAAGCGGGCGCGGACATCCTCACCATTCCGGCGGCGTTCACCCGCGTGACGGGGGAAGCGCACTGGCATGTGCTGGTCCGCGCGCGGGCGATCGAGACGGGCTGTTTCGTCGTCGCCCCGGCGCAGGGCGGCAAGCATGAGGATGGACGCGAAACCTTCGGCCACTCTCTCATCGTCTCGCCCTGGGGCAAGGTGATCGCGGAAGCCGGCGGGGCGGAGCCGGGAATCGTTCTGGCGGAACTGGATCTCGATGAGGTGGCCAAGGCCCGTGGACGCATTCCGTCACTTGGGAACGACCGGGACGTCCGCATGGCGCGCCTCGGAAGCTAG
- a CDS encoding Hsp33 family molecular chaperone HslO: protein MADTSTPLSDFVANFQIEQRPVRGRAVRMGAGSISPILQRHDYPVNLARILGEAVTLAALVGSSLKFEGRLLVQAEGDGPVKMLVGEYRSDGGVRGYARFDAEAWAHLDKLNKGAAPHMPQLFGAAGRLGLIIIQDNPAIQPYQGIVPLEKGTLAECAEDYFAQSEQVPTRIRLSLAEFERKGEPGLWVSGGMMVQRIADDETRGDTEEAWNEAQALFATITDQELADPDLPMDQLLYRLFHEQGVRMEMPVTLDDRCTCNEERLIATLQNMSDDGLHDLVEDDGTLSIDCQFCGRHYTVPIDKVTGAAN, encoded by the coding sequence ATGGCTGACACATCCACCCCCCTCAGCGATTTCGTTGCCAATTTTCAGATCGAGCAGCGGCCCGTGCGCGGCCGCGCTGTCCGCATGGGCGCGGGCAGCATCTCGCCGATCCTGCAGCGCCACGATTATCCCGTGAACCTCGCCCGCATTCTGGGCGAAGCCGTCACGCTGGCGGCGCTGGTCGGCTCGTCATTGAAGTTCGAAGGCCGCCTGCTGGTGCAGGCCGAAGGCGATGGCCCGGTGAAGATGCTGGTCGGCGAATACCGCTCCGATGGCGGCGTGCGCGGCTATGCCCGCTTCGATGCCGAGGCGTGGGCGCATCTGGACAAGCTGAACAAGGGCGCGGCTCCACACATGCCGCAGCTGTTCGGCGCTGCCGGACGGCTCGGCCTGATCATCATCCAGGACAATCCGGCGATCCAGCCTTACCAGGGCATCGTCCCGCTGGAGAAAGGCACGCTGGCGGAATGCGCGGAGGACTATTTCGCTCAGTCCGAACAGGTGCCGACGCGCATCCGCTTGTCGCTTGCCGAGTTCGAGCGCAAGGGCGAGCCTGGTCTCTGGGTCTCCGGGGGCATGATGGTCCAGCGCATCGCGGATGACGAGACACGCGGCGATACCGAGGAAGCGTGGAACGAGGCGCAGGCCCTGTTCGCGACGATCACCGACCAGGAACTCGCTGATCCGGACCTGCCGATGGATCAGCTGCTTTACCGCCTGTTCCACGAACAGGGTGTGCGGATGGAAATGCCGGTCACGCTGGACGACCGCTGCACCTGCAATGAGGAACGCCTCATCGCAACGCTGCAGAACATGTCGGACGATGGCCTGCACGACCTCGTGGAAGACGATGGCACGCTGTCGATCGACTGCCAGTTCTGCGGCCGCCACTACACCGTGCCGATCGACAAGGTCACCGGCGCCGCCAACTAG